A genomic stretch from Microtus pennsylvanicus isolate mMicPen1 chromosome 11, mMicPen1.hap1, whole genome shotgun sequence includes:
- the Scgb3a1 gene encoding secretoglobin family 3A member 1, which produces MKLTITFLVFCVALLSDSGIAFFVNSVAKSVPEPVAAVAPAAEAVAGAVPSLPLSYLSILRFILAGLGVPLDPLIEGSRKCVTELGPETVGAVKTLLGALTAFG; this is translated from the exons ATGAAGCTTACCATCACCTTCCTAGTGTTCTGTGTGGCTCTGCTCAGTGACTCTG GTATTGCTTTCTTCGTGAACTCAGTGGCCAAATCTGTGCCAGAACCCGTGGCTGCCGTTGCCCCTGCTGCGGAGGCTGTGGCTGGGGCCGTGCCTAGCCTACCATTAAGCTACTTGAGCATCCTGAGGTtcatcctggctggcctgggcgTTCCGTTGGATCCCCTCATAGAGGGTtccaggaagtgtgtcaccgagCTGGGCCCTGAGACTGTAGGGGCTGTGAAGACACTGTTG GGGGCCCTGACAGCATTCGGTTGA
- the Cnot6 gene encoding CCR4-NOT transcription complex subunit 6 isoform X2 has product MPKEKYEPPDPRRMYTIMSSEEAANGKKSHWAELEISGKVRSLSSSLWSLTHLTALHLSDNSLSCIPSDIAKLHNLLYLDLSHNQIQSLPAELGNMVSLRELHLNYNQLRVLPFELGKLFQLQTLSLKGNPLTQDILNLCLEPDGTRRLLNYLLDNLSVSTEQPPPRSWIMLQEPDRTRPTALFSVMCYNVLCDKYATRQLYGYCPSWALNWDYRKKAIIQEILSCNADIISLQEVETEQYYSFFLVELKERGYNGFFSPKSRARTMSEQERKHVDGCAIFFKTEKFTLVQKHTVEFNQLAMANSEGSEAMLNRVMTKDNIGVAVLLELRKELIEMSSGKPHLGTEKQLILVANAHMHWDPEYSDVKLVQTMMFLSEVKNIIDKASRNLKSSVLGECGTIPLVLCADLNSLPDSGVVEYLSTGGVETNHKDFKELRYNESLTNFSCNGKNGMTNGRITHGFKLKSAYENGLMPYTNYTFDFKGIIDYIFYSKPQLNTLAILGPLDHHWLVENNISGCPHPLIPSDHFSLFAQLELLLPFLPQVNGIHLPGRR; this is encoded by the exons GAAAAGTAAGAAGCTTAAGCTCATCTTTGTGGTCACTAACTCACTTGACAGCTTTGCATCTGAGTGACAATTCCCTGTCCTGTATTCCTTCAGACATTGCCAAGCTTCACAATCTGCTATATCTGGACCTGTCCCATAACCAAATCCAGAGTTTACCGGCGGAACTCGGAAACATGGTATCACTCAG GGAGCTCCATTTAAATTACAACCAGTTACGAGTTCTACCTTTTGAGCTGGGAAAACTGTTTCAGTTACAGACTTTAAGCCTGAAAg GAAATCCACTTACCCAAGATATATTGAACCTCTgtctggagccagatggaacaaGAAGGCTACTGAACTACTTGCTCGATAATTTGTCAG tTTCAACAGAACAACCACCTCCAAGATCGTGGATCATGTTACAAGAACCAGACAGAACAAGACCAACGG CCTTGTTTTCTGTCATGTGCTATAATGTTCTTTGTGATAAATATGCGACCCGGCAGTTATACGGCTACTGTCCATCATGGGCGTTAAACTGGGACTACAGGAAAAAGGCCATTATTCAAGAAATCTTGAGCTGCAATGCTGATATTATCAGTCTTCAG GAGGTCGAAACAGAACAGTATTACAGTTTTTTTCTGGTAGAACTGAAAGAACGTGGCTATAATGGATTCTTCAGTCCTAAGTCTAGAGCTAGGACGATGTCggaacaagaaagaaagcatgttGATGGCTGTGCAATATTCTTCAAGACAGAAAA ATTTACTTTGGTTCAGAAACACACTGTTGAATTTAACCAACTAGCAATGGCGAATTCAGAAGGGTCTGAAGCTATGCTGAACAGAGTCATGACGAAAGATAACATTGGAGTTGCTGTACTGCTAGAACTTCGAAAGGAATTAATTGAGATGTCAT CTGGAAAACCACATCTGGGAACAGAAAAACAACTTATTCTTGTGGCTAATGCTCATATGCATTGGGACCCTGAATATTCAGATGTGAAGTTGGTACAAACTATGATGTTCCTCTCAGAAGTGAAGAATATTATTGATAAAGCCTCTCGGAACCTCAAATCCAGTGTATTGGGAGAATGTGGAACTATTCCGCTTGTGTTATGTGCAGATCTGAATTCTTTGCCAGACTCTG gtGTTGTAGAGTATTTGAGCACTGGTGGGGTAGAGACCAATCATAAAGACTTTAAGGAACTGAGGTACAATGAAAGTCTCACAAACTTCAGCTGTAACGGGAAGAATGGTATGACCAATGGAAGGATCACTCATGGTTTCAAGCTAAAGAGTGCCTATGAGAATGGCCTGATGCCTTACACGAATTACACATTTGATTTCAAG gGTATAATTGACTACATCTTCTATTCTAAACCTCAGCTGAATACTTTGGCCATCCTGGGACCTCTGGACCACCATTGGCTAGTTGAAAATAATATCAGCGGCTGCCCACATCCACTTATTCCCTCTGACCACTTCTCACTTTTTGCACAATTAGAGCTCTTACTGCCTTTCCTGCCCCAAGTTAATGGCATTCACCTTCCTGGCAGGAGGTAG
- the Cnot6 gene encoding CCR4-NOT transcription complex subunit 6 isoform X1 has translation MPKEKYEPPDPRRMYTIMSSEEAANGKKSHWAELEISGKVRSLSSSLWSLTHLTALHLSDNSLSCIPSDIAKLHNLLYLDLSHNQIQSLPAELGNMVSLRELHLNYNQLRVLPFELGKLFQLQTLSLKGNPLTQDILNLCLEPDGTRRLLNYLLDNLSGTAKRISTEQPPPRSWIMLQEPDRTRPTALFSVMCYNVLCDKYATRQLYGYCPSWALNWDYRKKAIIQEILSCNADIISLQEVETEQYYSFFLVELKERGYNGFFSPKSRARTMSEQERKHVDGCAIFFKTEKFTLVQKHTVEFNQLAMANSEGSEAMLNRVMTKDNIGVAVLLELRKELIEMSSGKPHLGTEKQLILVANAHMHWDPEYSDVKLVQTMMFLSEVKNIIDKASRNLKSSVLGECGTIPLVLCADLNSLPDSGVVEYLSTGGVETNHKDFKELRYNESLTNFSCNGKNGMTNGRITHGFKLKSAYENGLMPYTNYTFDFKGIIDYIFYSKPQLNTLAILGPLDHHWLVENNISGCPHPLIPSDHFSLFAQLELLLPFLPQVNGIHLPGRR, from the exons GAAAAGTAAGAAGCTTAAGCTCATCTTTGTGGTCACTAACTCACTTGACAGCTTTGCATCTGAGTGACAATTCCCTGTCCTGTATTCCTTCAGACATTGCCAAGCTTCACAATCTGCTATATCTGGACCTGTCCCATAACCAAATCCAGAGTTTACCGGCGGAACTCGGAAACATGGTATCACTCAG GGAGCTCCATTTAAATTACAACCAGTTACGAGTTCTACCTTTTGAGCTGGGAAAACTGTTTCAGTTACAGACTTTAAGCCTGAAAg GAAATCCACTTACCCAAGATATATTGAACCTCTgtctggagccagatggaacaaGAAGGCTACTGAACTACTTGCTCGATAATTTGTCAGGTACTGCAAAAAGAA tTTCAACAGAACAACCACCTCCAAGATCGTGGATCATGTTACAAGAACCAGACAGAACAAGACCAACGG CCTTGTTTTCTGTCATGTGCTATAATGTTCTTTGTGATAAATATGCGACCCGGCAGTTATACGGCTACTGTCCATCATGGGCGTTAAACTGGGACTACAGGAAAAAGGCCATTATTCAAGAAATCTTGAGCTGCAATGCTGATATTATCAGTCTTCAG GAGGTCGAAACAGAACAGTATTACAGTTTTTTTCTGGTAGAACTGAAAGAACGTGGCTATAATGGATTCTTCAGTCCTAAGTCTAGAGCTAGGACGATGTCggaacaagaaagaaagcatgttGATGGCTGTGCAATATTCTTCAAGACAGAAAA ATTTACTTTGGTTCAGAAACACACTGTTGAATTTAACCAACTAGCAATGGCGAATTCAGAAGGGTCTGAAGCTATGCTGAACAGAGTCATGACGAAAGATAACATTGGAGTTGCTGTACTGCTAGAACTTCGAAAGGAATTAATTGAGATGTCAT CTGGAAAACCACATCTGGGAACAGAAAAACAACTTATTCTTGTGGCTAATGCTCATATGCATTGGGACCCTGAATATTCAGATGTGAAGTTGGTACAAACTATGATGTTCCTCTCAGAAGTGAAGAATATTATTGATAAAGCCTCTCGGAACCTCAAATCCAGTGTATTGGGAGAATGTGGAACTATTCCGCTTGTGTTATGTGCAGATCTGAATTCTTTGCCAGACTCTG gtGTTGTAGAGTATTTGAGCACTGGTGGGGTAGAGACCAATCATAAAGACTTTAAGGAACTGAGGTACAATGAAAGTCTCACAAACTTCAGCTGTAACGGGAAGAATGGTATGACCAATGGAAGGATCACTCATGGTTTCAAGCTAAAGAGTGCCTATGAGAATGGCCTGATGCCTTACACGAATTACACATTTGATTTCAAG gGTATAATTGACTACATCTTCTATTCTAAACCTCAGCTGAATACTTTGGCCATCCTGGGACCTCTGGACCACCATTGGCTAGTTGAAAATAATATCAGCGGCTGCCCACATCCACTTATTCCCTCTGACCACTTCTCACTTTTTGCACAATTAGAGCTCTTACTGCCTTTCCTGCCCCAAGTTAATGGCATTCACCTTCCTGGCAGGAGGTAG